One window of Candidatus Bealeia paramacronuclearis genomic DNA carries:
- a CDS encoding Mu-like prophage major head subunit gpT family protein produces MINTGAIANLLRPGLRSVFGESPAYPPQYSQIFKTHNSQKDFETDIEMKMLGLATVRGEGAPTELDSMGQRFQTNYYHKTISIGFQITKNAIADNLYKAQFPQQARSLKRSMEQTKEILAASVLNNGFETNFPLGDGQPLLSTQHPIDTGVVANCPSVPADLNEASLESAIIAIQQFKDQAGLIQMTKPRKLVVPPQLQFVAEVLLKSQYSPATSNNAINPIVSMSVLPEGYTVNQFLTNAKAWFVLTDADNGMKHFERQPYETDMFTDFLTDNVMAKATERYSFGCSNFRAIYGSKGI; encoded by the coding sequence TCCCCCGCTTATCCGCCTCAGTATTCGCAGATCTTTAAAACCCACAATTCTCAGAAAGATTTCGAAACTGACATCGAAATGAAAATGCTGGGTCTTGCAACTGTTCGCGGCGAAGGTGCGCCCACAGAGCTTGATAGCATGGGTCAACGCTTTCAAACCAACTATTACCACAAAACGATCTCGATTGGATTTCAGATCACCAAGAATGCTATTGCCGATAACCTCTATAAGGCACAGTTTCCTCAACAAGCGCGGTCATTAAAGCGATCCATGGAACAAACCAAAGAAATTCTGGCCGCAAGCGTTTTGAATAATGGATTTGAAACGAACTTTCCATTAGGCGACGGTCAACCGCTTTTGAGCACCCAGCATCCTATTGATACCGGTGTTGTGGCCAACTGTCCCTCAGTTCCTGCTGATCTCAATGAGGCCTCTCTTGAAAGTGCGATTATTGCGATCCAACAGTTTAAGGATCAAGCCGGTCTCATTCAGATGACAAAGCCTCGCAAACTTGTGGTTCCTCCTCAGTTGCAGTTCGTTGCAGAAGTGCTGCTCAAGTCTCAATATTCACCCGCAACGAGTAACAACGCCATCAACCCGATTGTGAGCATGTCGGTGTTGCCTGAGGGATATACCGTCAACCAATTCCTGACCAATGCTAAGGCTTGGTTTGTGCTAACAGACGCCGATAATGGCATGAAGCATTTTGAGCGTCAGCCTTATGAGACGGATATGTTTACGGACTTCCTCACCGATAATGTCATGGCTAAAGCCACAGAGCGTTATTCCTTTGGATGCTCCAACTTCCGTGCCATTTACGGCTCAAAGGGCATTTAA